The following proteins are encoded in a genomic region of Phragmites australis chromosome 9, lpPhrAust1.1, whole genome shotgun sequence:
- the LOC133928241 gene encoding formin-like protein 14: MPPPPPARSFILLSLLLFLAITITITASATQTSHPRIRRVLPASLPPPPPTRPPHHHHHHTMPPRPPLTPPPHLPPPPPLPVPNPTTPATPTPVAVPPAQAPPPTPTATPPTPKYPSSSANPSSDPYPFTNYPFFPAATSPPPPPAPTEPSSSSGDGGLPTFPANISNLVAPTPRASASHRFPVLQALLLSLLSLCLILLSAVLSIHLFRRLRHRGRSGAAAASSSAAHRRAANDDDDDGDEEGRRLKPPPMPTSSSNPSTEFLYLGTLATPPPAPQPPGTSSHLRPGSPELRPLPPLPRVGPPSGEFASRSSASDPSTMPPAAADASSSSLSPSSPSASSPTLGSSPVHLRPPSIPQPRGRAPNPSPPKRRPSPPKVVAEPMAAHAWNPFVAVPPGAVASDEGDSDEKSIRKSRPLHSDKLKPGSLHMKDEVIQLYLNNSAAVAAPREVCLLGAPRCHGIGMVVGALGVSKEQVRDALLEGNAHGLGVEALRMLTQIVVTSEEELKLKYFKDDSLSKLCPVEAFLKTMLDVPFAFKRVDAMLYIASFYLEVNQLRTSYATLEAACQEMRSSRLFHKVLEAVLNFGNFMSINAGSPNSQGLEPNTLLKIVDVKGADGKAALLQFVVQEIVKPEGFSMMHPGSATCKMNDAECRKHGLEVVSKLAAELSNTKKASSVDIMRLSRTVSELGVGLGKVHDVLRLNSMVTSAESSRRFHNTMSMFLRQAEEEILKLQSQESICLSWVKEMADYFHGDSGNDEAHMLRIFAGVKEFLAMLDRICKEACP; encoded by the exons atgccgccgccgccgccagctcgCTCCTTCATCCTCCTCTCGCTGCTGCTCTTCCTCGCCATTACCATTACCATTACCGCTTCCGCCACCCAAACGTCTCACCCCCGCATCCGTCGCGTTCTCCCCGCTTCtctcccgcctcctcctcctacaCGGcctccccaccaccaccaccaccacaccatgCCTCCTCGCCCCCCACTCACACCGCCACCGCACCTCCCCCCTCCTCCGCCACTCCCTGTACCCAACCCCACCACTCCCGCGACACCCACACCCGTCGCCGTACCGCCGGCACAGGCACCGCCCCCCACGCCCACTGCCACTCCGCCGACGCCCAAGTACCCCTCTTCCTCCGCGAACCCCTCCTCCGACCCATACCCCTTCACCAACTACCCCTTCTTCcccgccgccacctcgccgccgcctccccctgCGCCGACCgagccctcctcctcctccggcgacggcggcctcCCGACGTTCCCAGCTAACATCTCCAACCTCGTCGCCCCAACCCCGCGCGCCTCCGCCTCCCACCGCTTCCCGGTGCTCCAGGCGCTGCTCCTCTCCTTGCTCTCGCTCtgcctcatcctcctctccgCGGTCCTCTCCATCCACCTCttccgccgcctccgccaccgcgGCCGCTCCGGCGCCgcagccgcctcctcctccgcggccCATCGCCGGGCAgccaacgacgacgacgatgacgggGACGAGGAGGGCCGCCGGCTCAAGCCGCCGCCAATGCCCACCTCCTCGTCCAACCCCAGCACCGAGTTCCTCTACCTCGGCACCCTCGCCACCCCGCCGCCGGCACCGCAGCCCCCGGGAACAAGCTCCCATCTCCGGCCTGGATCGCCGGAGCTCCGCCCTCTACCGCCGCTCCCCCGCGTCGGCCCGCCCTCCGGCGAGTTCGCCTCCCGGAGCTCCGCCTCCGACCCCAGCACCatgcctcccgccgccgccgacgcgtcGTCCTCGTCGCTCTCCCCTTCCTCGCCGTCGGCCTCCTCACCCACGCTCGGTTCCAGCCCCGTCCATCTCCGGCCGCCGTCCATCCCACAGCCGCGTGGCCGCGCTCCCAACCCGTCGCCCCCTAAACGGAGGCCGTCGCCGCCCAAGGTTGTCGCGGAGCCCATGGCAGCGCACGCCTGGAACCCCTTCGTGGCCGTGCCGCCTGGAGCAGTTGCCTCAGATGAGGGGGACTCCGATGAGAAGAGCATTCGCAAGTCGCGGCCTTTGCACTCGGATAAGCTAAAGCCCGGGTCTTTGCA CATGAAGGACGAAGTGATCCAGCTATACCTGAACAACTCGGCGGCGGTTGCGGCCCCGAGGGAGGTGTGTTTGCTTGGTGCTCCAAGGTGCCATGGCATTGGGATGGTTGTGGGGGCATTGGGTGTTTCCAAGGAGCAAGTGCGGGATGCCCTATTGGAAG GTAATGCACATGGTTTGGGAGTAGAAGCCTTGCGGATGCTCACGCAGATTGTTGTCACCAGTGAAGAAGAGCTTAAACTGAAGTATTTCAAGGATGATTCACTGTCCAAACTTTGCCCGGTTGAGGCTTTTCTGAAGACAATGCTGGATGTGCCGTTTGCGTTCAAGAGAGTGGATGCCATGCTTTACATTGCTAGTTTTTATTTGGAGGTCAACCAGCTGAGAACGTCCTATGCTACTCTTGAG GCAGCTTGCCAGGAGATGAGAAGCAGCAGGCTGTTCCACAAAGTCCTTGAGGCCGTTCTGAATTTCGGCAATTTCATGAGCATCAATGCAGGGTCTCCAAATTCACAAGGCCTGGAGCCAAACACTCTTCTAAAGATTGTTGATGTGAAAGGAGCTGATGGAAAGGCTGCACTGCTACAGTTTGTTGTCCAGGAAATTGTGAAACCTGAAGGATTCAGTATGATGCACCCTGGGTCGGCTACATGCAAAATGAATGATGCCGAATGCAGGAAGCATGGCCTTGAGGTTGTCTCCAAACTCGCAGCTGAGCTGAGCAACACAAAGAAAGCGTCATCTGTCGATATAATGAGGCTTAGCAGAACGGTGTCGGAGCTTGGGGTGGGGCTTGGAAAGGTCCATGACGTGCTGAGGCTGAACAGCATGGTTACATCGGCTGAGAGCTCTCGGCGTTTCCACAACACTATGAGCATGTTCCTGAGGCAAGCGGAAGAGGAGATCCTGAAGCTCCAGTCCCAGGAGAGCATCTGCTTGTCTTGGGTGAAGGAGATGGCGGATTACTTCCACGGCGATTCAGGCAACGATGAAGCTCACATGTTGAGAATTTTCGCGGGTGTCAAGGAATTCCTAGCCATGCTTGATCGGATCTGCAAGGAAGCTTGTCCCTAA
- the LOC133928239 gene encoding uncharacterized protein LOC133928239 isoform X1, whose product MVLGNVAILVGSGIVGSVLTSDGKIPSVRDVASGVAKFGKKLGKEGGDAKAGSDPHTAQLITQVNYLREELQYLASRPVTVVTNAATSGSGAYTITAVVVAGIIGYAYIKWKGWKLSDMMFVTKRGLSDACNVVGSQLDQVSDSVIVTRKHLAGRIDRVDITLDETQEIIEGTRDEVTVIHGDLSAFQEDLQSVNLVVQSLESKLGCLECAQDQTVQGIHQLCEFSEKMKHGQNANVRQVSSSIPAAIGSSSERIVRATCLPRSSPRLALEPIPPVAEPPRAETSAESPRAEALQEPQGVVSGTSWTREGSSEPPSPGASSSTGASTSTLRNPSSSSSLFGGLRLPGLGFLRASAS is encoded by the exons ATGGTGCTCGGCAACGTCGCCATCCTCGTCGGTTCCG gCATTGTTGGATCAGTTCTTACCAGTGATGGCAAAATTCCTAGTGTCCGTGATGTAGCCTCTGGTGTTGCCAAG TTTGGGAAAAAACTTGGGAAAGAAGGCGGGGACGCAAAGGCTGGCAGCGATCCACATACTGCTCAGTTGATAACTCAG GTCAACTATCTCAGAGAGGAGCTACAGTACCTGGCCTCAAGACCAGTTACAGTTGTGACAAATGCTGCTACATCAG GATCTGGTGCATACACTATAACAGCAGTTGTTGTTGCTGGGATTATTGGCTATGCATACATAAAGTGGAAG GGCTGGAAACTATCCGACATGATGTTTGTGACAAAGCGTGGTCTATCTGATGCTTGCAACGTAGTTGGCAGCCAATTGGATCAAGTTTCAGATAGTGTTATT GTTACAAGGAAACATCTAGCTGGGAGGATTGATCGTGTGGATATTACCTTAGATGAAACCCAGGAGATTATTGAAGGCACAAGGGATGAG GTCACAGTCATCCATGGGGATCTAAGCGCTTTCCAGGAGGACTTACAATCGGTTAATTTAGTAGTTCAAAGTCTG GAGTCAAAGCTGGGGTGTCTTGAATGCGCTCAG GATCAAACGGTACAGGGAATACATCAGTTGTGTGAGTTCAGTGAGAAAATGAAACATGGCCAGAATGCCAATGTTCGTCAG GTCTCATCATCCATTCCTGCAGCTATCGGATCTTCTTCAGAGCGAATTGTGAGG GCTACTTGCTTGCCTCGTTCTTCTCCTCGTCTAGCTCTGGAACCAATCCCACCTGTAGCTGAACCGCCTAGAGCAGAGACATCTGCTGAATCGCCTAGAGCAGAGGCATTGCAG GAGCCCCAGGGTGTTGTCAGCGGGACATCTTGGACAAGGGAAGGATCATCTGAGCCACCATCACCTGGAGCCTCGTCCTCGACCGGAGCTAGCACGAGCACGCTGCGTAACCCGAGCTCGAGCTCGAGCCTATTTGGTGGACTGAGGCTACCTGGGCTTGGTTTTCTTAGGGCTTCTGCCAGTTGA
- the LOC133928239 gene encoding uncharacterized protein LOC133928239 isoform X2, with protein MVLGNVAILVGSGIVGSVLTSDGKIPSVRDVASGVAKFGKKLGKEGGDAKAGSDPHTAQLITQVNYLREELQYLASRPVTVVTNAATSGSGAYTITAVVVAGIIGYAYIKWKGWKLSDMMFVTKRGLSDACNVVGSQLDQVSDSVIVTRKHLAGRIDRVDITLDETQEIIEGTRDEVTVIHGDLSAFQEDLQSVNLVVQSLESKLGCLECAQDQTVQGIHQLCEFSEKMKHGQNANVRQVSSSIPAAIGSSSERIATCLPRSSPRLALEPIPPVAEPPRAETSAESPRAEALQEPQGVVSGTSWTREGSSEPPSPGASSSTGASTSTLRNPSSSSSLFGGLRLPGLGFLRASAS; from the exons ATGGTGCTCGGCAACGTCGCCATCCTCGTCGGTTCCG gCATTGTTGGATCAGTTCTTACCAGTGATGGCAAAATTCCTAGTGTCCGTGATGTAGCCTCTGGTGTTGCCAAG TTTGGGAAAAAACTTGGGAAAGAAGGCGGGGACGCAAAGGCTGGCAGCGATCCACATACTGCTCAGTTGATAACTCAG GTCAACTATCTCAGAGAGGAGCTACAGTACCTGGCCTCAAGACCAGTTACAGTTGTGACAAATGCTGCTACATCAG GATCTGGTGCATACACTATAACAGCAGTTGTTGTTGCTGGGATTATTGGCTATGCATACATAAAGTGGAAG GGCTGGAAACTATCCGACATGATGTTTGTGACAAAGCGTGGTCTATCTGATGCTTGCAACGTAGTTGGCAGCCAATTGGATCAAGTTTCAGATAGTGTTATT GTTACAAGGAAACATCTAGCTGGGAGGATTGATCGTGTGGATATTACCTTAGATGAAACCCAGGAGATTATTGAAGGCACAAGGGATGAG GTCACAGTCATCCATGGGGATCTAAGCGCTTTCCAGGAGGACTTACAATCGGTTAATTTAGTAGTTCAAAGTCTG GAGTCAAAGCTGGGGTGTCTTGAATGCGCTCAG GATCAAACGGTACAGGGAATACATCAGTTGTGTGAGTTCAGTGAGAAAATGAAACATGGCCAGAATGCCAATGTTCGTCAG GTCTCATCATCCATTCCTGCAGCTATCGGATCTTCTTCAGAGCGAATT GCTACTTGCTTGCCTCGTTCTTCTCCTCGTCTAGCTCTGGAACCAATCCCACCTGTAGCTGAACCGCCTAGAGCAGAGACATCTGCTGAATCGCCTAGAGCAGAGGCATTGCAG GAGCCCCAGGGTGTTGTCAGCGGGACATCTTGGACAAGGGAAGGATCATCTGAGCCACCATCACCTGGAGCCTCGTCCTCGACCGGAGCTAGCACGAGCACGCTGCGTAACCCGAGCTCGAGCTCGAGCCTATTTGGTGGACTGAGGCTACCTGGGCTTGGTTTTCTTAGGGCTTCTGCCAGTTGA